The Marinilongibacter aquaticus genome has a window encoding:
- a CDS encoding glycosyltransferase — protein sequence MNKLKHIVFLTPGFAASEKDTVTIPAMQLFLEQLLAELPEDTACSLITFQYPYQDETYCYKGIKVYPLNGQNMVLKKLGVWWRAMFLLNKLHKENPISALHSFWLGECALMASVFGNWKKLPHVISAMGQDVLKENWFYPRMILKSRIVTLSQIQREMLLQNFGLDSQIVPMVMKKSIDLKSNEGPRMVDILAVGSLNTVKNYPVFLALVETIAAEKPNLCVEIIGEGDQRQEIERGIKQRNLAETVHLRGSMPRSQVLARMTESKILLHPSHHEALGLVFLEALAAGMHIVSFAVGISKDIQTENWDVCYTKEEMIRKCLARLENDRPYKSFAWEGADQCIQSYIQFYESAV from the coding sequence ATGAATAAATTGAAACATATTGTATTTCTTACGCCAGGTTTTGCCGCATCTGAAAAAGATACTGTGACGATTCCTGCAATGCAATTGTTTCTTGAACAATTACTTGCTGAATTGCCTGAAGACACGGCCTGCTCCTTGATTACTTTTCAGTATCCCTATCAGGATGAAACGTATTGCTACAAAGGAATAAAGGTTTATCCGCTGAACGGGCAAAATATGGTTTTAAAAAAGCTTGGAGTTTGGTGGCGAGCAATGTTTTTGCTCAACAAACTGCATAAGGAAAATCCCATTTCTGCTTTGCATTCCTTTTGGTTGGGAGAATGTGCTTTGATGGCTTCTGTTTTTGGCAATTGGAAAAAACTTCCTCATGTGATTTCGGCCATGGGGCAAGATGTGTTGAAGGAAAATTGGTTTTATCCGCGAATGATTTTGAAAAGCAGAATCGTGACCTTATCGCAGATTCAAAGAGAAATGCTATTGCAGAATTTTGGGCTGGATTCGCAAATTGTGCCCATGGTAATGAAAAAAAGTATTGACCTGAAAAGTAATGAGGGACCAAGAATGGTGGATATTTTGGCCGTGGGTTCATTGAATACGGTAAAAAACTATCCTGTTTTTCTAGCGTTAGTGGAGACCATTGCGGCAGAAAAACCCAACCTTTGTGTCGAGATTATTGGAGAAGGAGATCAAAGACAAGAGATTGAGCGGGGAATAAAGCAAAGGAATTTAGCGGAAACTGTGCATTTACGAGGAAGCATGCCCAGGTCGCAAGTGCTCGCAAGAATGACGGAGTCGAAAATACTTCTTCATCCGAGCCATCATGAAGCTCTGGGCTTGGTTTTTTTAGAGGCACTGGCTGCGGGAATGCATATTGTTTCTTTTGCTGTGGGTATTTCCAAAGACATTCAGACAGAGAATTGGGATGTCTGTTACACAAAAGAAGAAATGATTCGGAAATGCTTGGCTCGTCTGGAAAATGACAGGCCCTATAAATCTTTTGCATGGGAAGGAGCAGACCAATGCATCCAATCTTATATCCAGTTTTATGAATCGGCTGTATAA